The following proteins are co-located in the Acipenser ruthenus chromosome 35, fAciRut3.2 maternal haplotype, whole genome shotgun sequence genome:
- the LOC117968331 gene encoding neuronal acetylcholine receptor subunit alpha-7-like, with product MGLRLCLSLAVIAAVLSVSVQGPHQRSLLKELLKDYQRMERPVSNDSQPLPVYFSLSLLQIMDVDEKNQVLTTNIWLQMNWYDHYLRWNQSEYPGVKSLRFTTDQVWTPDILLYNSADDDFDSTYKTNVLVNSSGYCQYLPPGIFMSTCNVDVRWFPFDIQRCKLKFGSWTYDGWLLDLQMVDADISGYMPNGEWDLVGEYGGWVGVCGWEREFCQAEGTQPHPGSI from the exons ATGGGACTCAGACTGTGCCTCAGTCTGGCTGTGATAGCTGCTGTACTGTCAG tgtcagTGCAGGGTCCTCACCAGCGCTCTCTCCTCAAGGAGCTCCTGAAGGATTATCAGCGTATGGAGCGTCCCGTCAGCAATGACTCCCAGCCCCTCCCTGTGTACTTCTCTCTCAGCCTCCTGCAGATCATGGATGTG GACGAGAAGAACCAGGTCCTGACAACCAATATTTGGCTTCAGATG AACTGGTATGATCACTACCTGCGCTGGAACCAGTCTGAATATCCAGGAGTGAAAAGCCTGCGATTCACAACGGACCAGGTGTGGACACCTGACATCCTCCTGTACAACAG TGCTGATGATGACTTTGACTCCACCTACAAGACGAATGTCCTGGTGAACTCCAGTGGGTACTGCCAGTACCTGCCCCCAG GTATCTTCATGAGTACCTGTAACGTGGATGTTCGCTGGTTCCCCTTCGATATCCAGCGCTGTAAGCTCAAGTTTGGCTCCTGGACCTACGACGGCTGGCTGCTGGACCTGCAGATGGTCGACGCTGATATCTCGGGGTACATGCCCAACGGGGAGTGGGACCTGGTGGGTGAGTacggggggtgggtgggggtctGTGGCTGGGAGAGAGAGTTCTGCCAGGCTGAGGGAACTCAGCCTCACCCTGGGTCCATTTAG
- the LOC131705294 gene encoding gonadotropin-releasing hormone II receptor-like has protein sequence MNLTPTPPALWPPTDLWRCGSPGANESSDCTGEREGERSFVTPSFSTAAKVRVSVTLLLFIASACSNTAVLWTVSRRGRRRSHIKLLITNLAVADLLVTVIVMPLDAVWNITVQWYAGDLSCRLLMFLKLVAMYSSAFVTVVISVDRQAAILNPLAIGDAKKRNKLLLCGAWALSITLALPQLFLFHTVSRSRPVPFVQCSTLGSFRQHWQETLYNMLTFACLFLLPLFTMVLCYSRILHEISGKRRRRRKRGAGEQRRGSIPVSSREIQLRRSGDNIPRARLRTLKLSLVLVLSFILCWTPYYLLGLWYWFCPEMLTRGQVPPSLSHILFTFGLLNSSLNPLFYGLFTLHFHREVRKARPDPDTPSLGTGSFRCSPLHQQRGARDRPETPNSPCSSLCKGSMEESLV, from the exons ATGAACCTCACCCCCACTCCCCCTGCACTGTGGCCTCCGACGGACCTGTGGAGGTGCGGTTCCCCGGGGGCTAACGAAAGCAGTGACTGCACGGGGGAAAGGGAAGGGGAGAGGTCCTTCGTCACGCCCAGCTTCTCCACGGCTGCCAAGGTCCGAGTGTCTGTGACGTTGCTCCTCTTCATCGCCTCCGCCTGCTCCAACACGGCTGTGCTGTGGACCGTGTCCCGCAGGGGGCGCCGGCGTTCGCACATCAAGCTGCTCATCACGAACCTGGCCGTCGCTGACCTGCTCGTCACTGTTATCGTGATGCCTCTCGATGCTGTCTGGAACATCAct GTGCAGTGGTACGCGGGCGATCTGTCCTGCCGCCTCCTCATGTTCCTGAAGCTCGTTGCCATGTACTCCTCAGCCTTCGTTACCGTGGTGATCTCGGTCGACCGCCAGGCCGCCATCTTGAACCCGCTGGCCATTGGAGACGCTAAGAAGAGGAACAAGCTTCTGCTGTGTGGAGCCTGGGCTCTGAGCATCACGCTGGCGCTGCCACAG CTCTTCCTCTTCCACACGGTGAGTCGCTCCCGGCCCGTCCCCTTCGTGCAGTGCTCCACGCTGGGCAGTTTCCGACAGCACTGGCAGGAGACTCTGTACAACATGCTCACCTTCGCCTGCCTGTTCCTGCTGCCTCTGTTCACCATGGTGCTGTGCTACTCGCGCATCCTGCACGAGATCTccgggaagaggaggaggaggaggaagaggggggcCGGTGAGCAGCGcaggggttcaatcccag tcTCCTCGAGGGAGATCCAGCTGCGCCGCTCCGGTGACAACATCCCGAGAGCCCGCCTACGCACCCTGAAGCTGTCCCTGGTGCTGGTGCTCTCCTTCATCCTCTGCTGGACCCCCTACTACCTGCTGGGGCTGTGGTACTGGTTCTGCCCGGAGATGCTGACCCGCGGGCAGGTGCCCCCCTCGCTGTCGCACATCCTCTTCACGTTCGGACTCCTCAACTCCTCCCTGAACCCGCTGTTCTACGGGCTTTTCACCCTCCACTTCCACAGGGAGGTCCGCAAAGCCAGACCCGACCCCGACACCCCCTCGCTGGGGACCGGCTCCTTTCGATGCTCCCCCCTTCACCAAcagagaggggccagggaccggCCAGAGACCCCCAACTCCCCCTGCAGCAGCCTCTGCaaagggagcatggaggagagtCTGGTGTGA